Proteins co-encoded in one Pongo pygmaeus isolate AG05252 chromosome 23, NHGRI_mPonPyg2-v2.0_pri, whole genome shotgun sequence genomic window:
- the SMIM45 gene encoding small integral membrane protein 45: MPHFLDWFVPVYLVISVLILVGFGACIYYFEPGLQEAHKWRMQRPLVDRDLRKTLMVRDNLAFGGPEV, encoded by the coding sequence ATGCCGCACTTCCTGGACTGGTTCGTGCCAGTCTACTTGGTCATCTCCGTCCTCATTCTGGTGGGCTTCGGCGCCTGCATCTACTACTTCGAGCCGGGCCTGCAGGAGGCGCACAAGTGGCGCATGCAGCGCCCCCTGGTGGACCGCGACCTCCGCAAGACGCTAATGGTGCGCGACAACCTGGCCTTCGGCGGCCCGGAGGTCTGA